Proteins found in one Neurospora crassa OR74A linkage group II, whole genome shotgun sequence genomic segment:
- a CDS encoding alpha/beta hydrolase, with translation MAAAKNGQGMLYVTMQPQEGLSLDQFHEWYNNEHGPTRLRLPQIFSNGLRYQATDGQQPHFLAAYDVTDMAHLLTPTYLDLRANRSSREAETIGQVKVDRFFFDLIWTQEAPSFKPAEQCTDAEAEGRVLVAVDVSLNLTQEPDAAEKVIQWYQEEHIPMLSKIPGWLRSRVLRTPSSIEGSNAGETKIITLHEYAAENGLGGPEHKASMDTPWRTEVFNKYITTKGRRTYSLFYVFGPAPRDLQHLAALPASAAFSAASPRLTTTPGTSSDGPIISSYITTPHDGLVIPYQLEGNPSPSAPVIAFSNSLLTSLHMWDPLVKLLKASRPDLRILRYDTRGRHSIPSPPQPATLDLLADDLASLLDALRINKLQTLVGVSMGGATTLNFAIRHPSRLQKFVACDFNAASSEANTQAWKDRIAVAEADEGRGLRDQLAGVTVERWFHPNTMEKKKEVVQWMTEMVAGNSVEGFRWSCQALWGYDLREKMREVKGVEGLFVVGEGDGKGALVKAMEGFRGLLGEKGAELKVVKEAGHLPMCECPEGFWEVVKDFI, from the coding sequence atggCGGCCGCAAAGAACGGACAGGGAATGCTCTACGTGACGATGCAGCCCCAGGAGGGCCTCTCGCTCGATCAATTCCACGAGTGGTACAACAACGAACACGGCCCTACCCGTCTGCGTCTTCCCCAGATCTTCTCCAACGGCCTGCGCTACCAGGCCACCGACGGCCAACAGCCGCACTTTCTGGCCGCCTACGACGTGACCGACATGGCTCACCTCCTGACGCCCACCTACCTCGATCTTCGCGCCAACCGGTCCTCCCGCGAGGCCGAGACCATCGGGCAGGTCAAGGTCGACCGTTTCTTCTTCGACCTCATCTGGACCCAGGAAGCCCCGTCCTTCAAGCCGGCCGAGCAGTGCACTGACGCCGAAGCAGAGGGCCGCGTCCTGGTGGCTGTCGACGTCTCGCTCAACCTCACCCAAGAGCCTGACGCCGCCGAAAAGGTCATCCAGTGGTACCAGGAGGAACACATCCCCATGCTGTCCAAGATTCCCGGCTGGCTGCGCAGTCGCGTTTTGCGCACGCCTTCATCCATCGAAGGTTCCAACGCCGGTGAAACCAAAATCATCACCCTGCACGAATACGCCGCCGAAAACGGCCTCGGCGGCCCCGAGCACAAGGCCTCCATGGACACGCCCTGGCGCACCGAGGTGTTCAACAAGtacatcaccaccaaaggCCGCAGGACCTACTCGCTCTTCTACGTCTTTGGTCCCGCCCCCCGCGACTTGCAGCACCTCGCAGCCTTACCCGCCTCCGCAGCCTTTTCCGCTGCTTCCCCCCgtctcaccaccactcctGGCACCAGTTCCGACGGTCCCATCATCTCGTCTTACATCACCACCCCGCACGACGGCCTGGTTATCCCGTACCAGTTAGAAGGCAACCCCTCCCCTTCTGCTCCCGTCATCGCCTTTTCCAACTCCCTCCTTACTTCTCTACACATGTGGGACCCCCTAGTGAAGCTTCTCAAGGCGTCTCGACCTGACTTGCGTATCCTGCGGTACGACACGCGCGGTCGTCACTCTATTCCGTCCCCTCCTCAACCAGCAACTCTAGACCTCCTAGCGGATGACCTCGCTTCCTTGCTCGATGCTCTTCGCATCAATAAGCTGCAGACTCTAGTAGGCGTAAGCATGGGCGGCGCCACGACGCTCAACTTTGCTATTCGTCATCCTTCGCGCTTGCAAAAGTTCGTGGCGTGCGACTTTAATGCCGCGAGCTCCGAAGCCAATACCCAAGCGTGGAAGGATCGGATCGCCGTTGCTGAAGCTGACGAGGGTAGAGGACTGAGGGACCAGTTGGCGGGGGTTACGGTGGAGAGGTGGTTCCATCCGAATacgatggagaagaagaaggaggtggtgcaGTGGATGACGGAGATGGTGGCGGGGAATAGTGTAGAGGGGTTCAGGTGGAGTTGTCAGGCTTTGTGGGGGTATGATTTGCGAGAGAAGATGAGGGAGGTGAAAGGGGTGGAGGGATTGTTtgtggtgggggagggggatgggAAGGGGGCGTTGGTGAAGGCTATGGAGGGTTTTAGGGGTCTAttgggggagaagggggcgGAATTGAAGGTGGTCAAGGAGGCGGGACATTTGCCGATGTGTGAGTGCCCGGAGGGGTTTTGGGAGGTTGTGAAGGATTTTATTTGA